The Lachnospiraceae bacterium KM106-2 nucleotide sequence TATCTGGAGGGCAAATGCAGAGAGTAGCATTAGCTAGTATTATGGTAATGAATCCAGATGTACTGATATTAGATGAACCGACATCGCAATTAGATCCAGCAGGTAGCGAAGAAGTATTTCAAGCGGTAGAGAAGCTGGCTAAGTCAGGGATAACTATCATTATGATCGAACACAAAATTGAGAAAGTAGCAAAGTACTGTGATCGAATTCTTCTATTACAAGAGGGGAAGGTACAACGATTCGATACACCTGGAAAAGTATTTTCAGATGATAATATAGAAAAGTTTGGAGTAGGCCTTCCTGCATTTACACGAATCAGTAAGGCGCTTGGAATTAAAAAGGCAGATAACACTTATCCTGTAACACTTACAGAGATATTGAGAGAGAGAAAACAATTTCCGCAAGAGCATAAGATAGAATATGAGATGGAATCTATCCAATATGAGCACAAGTTTAACATAGATGATATGAGCTTTGGATACGAGACACATTCGTCTATCATCAAAGACATGAATTTATTAGTAGATTCGAGAAGCACAACAATCATCGGTCAAAATGGAGCAGGAAAGACAACCCTAGTGAAAATGCTAAAAGGTCTATTGAAACCAGTTAGTGGCCACATTTATTATCAAGAAACAGATATGAGCGATAAAAGTGTTGCAATGTTAGCTGGCATGATAGGATATGTATTTCAGAATCCAGATGATCAGATCTTTAAGTATCGAGTGATGGACGAGGTTATGTTTGGCCCATTAAATATCGGAATGGATCGAAAAGAAGCGAAGAAAAAAGCGGAAGAAGCACTTCAATTAGTCGGTCTTATAGGTGTTGAAAATAAAAATCCATATGATCTGGAATTATCACAACGAAAAATGGTGGCAATTGCATCAGTTGTAGCAATGGACACGGATGTCATTATATTAGATGAACCTACAATTGCTCAAGATTATAAAGGGAGAGAGACAATCAAGCATATTATTGAGCAACTTTCTAACAAGGGGAAAACGGTGATTGCAATCCTTCATGATATGGATCTTGTTGCAGAATGCTTTAAACGAGTGATTGTAATGGCACATGGATATATCTTGTCTGATGGAACACCAACACAAGTATTTGCAGATGAGTCCGTATTAGAAAAGGCTTGTGTTACACAACCGTATATTACACAGTTGTGTAGAAAGATGGGATATCAACATATCTATTTGACGGTTGAAGAGTTTGTTCAAAGGAATAGATAAGTATATAAGGTCATGAAAAAGGAGGGAAAGTTAGCTCCTTTTTCATGGCTTTTTTTAGATTAGCAGTTGTTAAGAAGAGTAGATAAAAGAAAGTAATAAAAAAGTTATAAAAAGTACTAAAAAGCTGTTGACATTTGGTTTTGTATGAGGTATACTAAACAAGTCGATTCGGCAAGGAACGACAAGAACATTGAAAACTTAACAGTGAAACAACCTTGAAAATTCAATTGAGAATTTTTATATAAAACGAACGTTTCTTTATAAGAAACAGTAAAAACAAACGGTTAACAAAAGCTAGTGCTTTTAGATTGACCACGATTAAACTTTAATTTGAGAGTTTGATCCTGGCTCAGGATGAACGCTGGCGGCGTGCCTAACACATGCAAGTCGAACGAAGCAATTTTCTTGCTTGCAAGAAAATTGACTGAGTGGCGGACGGGTGAGTAACGCGTGGGTAACCTGCCATACACAGGGGGATAACAGTTGGAAACGACTGCTAATACCGCATAACCTGCTAGTGTCGCATGACACAGACAGAAAAGATTTATCGGTGTATGATGGACCCGCGTCTGATTAGCTAGTTGGAGGGGTAACGGCCCACCAAGGCGACGATCAGTAGCCGGCTTGAGAGAGTGATCGGCCACATTGGGACTGAGACACGGCCCAAACTCCTACGGGAGGCAGCAGTGGGGAATATTGCACAATGGGGGAAACCCTGATGCAGCAACGCCGCGTGAGTGAAGAAGTATTTCGGTATGTAAAGCTCTATCAGCAGGGAAGATAATGACGGTACCTGACTAAGAAGCCCCGGCTAACTACGTGCCAGCAGCCGCGGTAATACGTAGGGGGCAAGCGTTATCCGGATTTACTGGGTGTAAAGGGAGCGTAGACGGCAAGGCAAGTCAGATGTGAAAGCCCAGGGCTTAACCCTGGGACTGCATTTGAAACTGCCTAGCTAGAGTGTCGGAGAGGTAAGTGGAATTCCTAGTGTAGCGGTGAAATGCGTAGATATTAGGAGGAACACCAGTGGCGAAGGCGGCTTACTGGACGATAACTGACGTTGAGGCTCGAAAGCGTGGGGAGCAAACAGGATTAGATACCCTGGTAGTCCACGCCGTAAACGATGAATACTAGGTGTTGGGTCTGTCATGGACTCGGTGCCGCAGCTAACGCAATAAGTATTCCACCTGGGGAGTACGTTCGCAAGAATGAAACTCAAAGGAATTGACGGGGACCCGCACAAGCGGTGGAGCATGTGGTTTAATTCGAAGCAACGCGAAGAACCTTACCTAGTCTTGACATCCCAATGATCGATCTTTAATCGGATCTTCTCTTCGGAGCATTGGTGACAGGTGGTGCATGGTTGTCGTCAGCTCGTGTCGTGAGATGTTGGGTTAAGTCCCGCAACGAGCGCAACCCCTATCTTTAGTAGCCAGCATTTCGGATGGGCACTCTAGAGAGACTGCCAGGGATAACCTGGAGGAAGGTGGGGATGACGTCAAATCATCATGCCCCTTATGACTAGGGCTACACACGTGCTACAATGGTAATTACAAAGGGAAGCAGCCTCGTGAGAGTGAGCAAATCCCAAAAAGGTTACCTCAGTTCGGATTGTAGTCTGCAACTCGACTACATGAAGCTGGAATCGCTAGTAATCGCAGATCAGAATGCTGCGGT carries:
- a CDS encoding ATPase component STY3233 of energizing module of queuosine-regulated ECF transporter, with amino-acid sequence MSFITVEHLKYRYPHTKKLVLDDVSFEIEKGEFIGIIGENGSGKSTLSQAFVGLIPQFYKGAYGGKVTVGGMDTKTTPISEICQHVGLVFQNPFNQLSGAKDTVYEEIAYGLHNLGIPRAEMIERIDRVMNLLGIAQYKHRNPFDLSGGQMQRVALASIMVMNPDVLILDEPTSQLDPAGSEEVFQAVEKLAKSGITIIMIEHKIEKVAKYCDRILLLQEGKVQRFDTPGKVFSDDNIEKFGVGLPAFTRISKALGIKKADNTYPVTLTEILRERKQFPQEHKIEYEMESIQYEHKFNIDDMSFGYETHSSIIKDMNLLVDSRSTTIIGQNGAGKTTLVKMLKGLLKPVSGHIYYQETDMSDKSVAMLAGMIGYVFQNPDDQIFKYRVMDEVMFGPLNIGMDRKEAKKKAEEALQLVGLIGVENKNPYDLELSQRKMVAIASVVAMDTDVIILDEPTIAQDYKGRETIKHIIEQLSNKGKTVIAILHDMDLVAECFKRVIVMAHGYILSDGTPTQVFADESVLEKACVTQPYITQLCRKMGYQHIYLTVEEFVQRNR